One genomic region from Haloterrigena gelatinilytica encodes:
- a CDS encoding DUF4013 domain-containing protein has translation MITNAVTYLKNSDDVWKTAIIGGLLVLASVLVLPAVLVWGYVVRVLERTGRGDDEAPRFDDWRALTIDGAKAVAILLAYGLLPFVVGGLLFGGVWLAVGGDPGTIGTAALGIASLLTLATAIAVAYAVPAALAHFATAGRLGAGFEFAALRPSLATGTYAVGWLQAVGIVFAGALLSGLLTEIPILGAVLGAIVSFYALVSAYYVIGQTWERLHPVSLEGTREQPSAERPAI, from the coding sequence ATGATCACTAACGCGGTCACCTACTTGAAGAACAGCGACGACGTCTGGAAGACGGCGATCATCGGCGGGCTGCTCGTACTGGCGAGCGTCCTGGTGCTCCCCGCCGTTCTCGTCTGGGGCTACGTCGTCCGAGTGCTCGAGCGAACGGGCCGCGGCGACGACGAGGCGCCGCGGTTCGACGACTGGCGGGCGCTGACGATCGACGGCGCGAAAGCGGTCGCGATCCTCCTCGCGTACGGCCTGCTTCCGTTCGTCGTCGGCGGCCTCCTGTTCGGGGGCGTCTGGCTGGCGGTCGGCGGCGACCCGGGAACGATCGGCACCGCGGCGCTCGGCATCGCGAGCCTGCTGACGCTCGCGACCGCGATCGCGGTCGCCTACGCCGTCCCCGCCGCGCTGGCTCACTTCGCGACGGCGGGCCGACTCGGCGCCGGCTTCGAGTTCGCCGCGCTGCGCCCGAGTCTCGCGACCGGGACCTACGCGGTCGGCTGGCTGCAGGCCGTCGGGATCGTCTTCGCCGGCGCGTTGCTCTCCGGACTGCTCACCGAGATCCCGATTCTCGGGGCCGTCCTCGGCGCGATCGTGTCGTTCTACGCGCTCGTGAGCGCCTACTACGTCATCGGGCAGACCTGGGAGCGGCTCCACCCCGTCTCGCTCGAGGGGACGCGAGAACAGCCGTCGGCCGAACGCCCGGCGATCTGA
- a CDS encoding aspartate aminotransferase family protein — MTRGPPIDELHFDDAPTVDSVPGPNTRELLEKQREIDSSAVAYPDDIPIAFEEGKGATVRDADGNTYIDLFAGIGVLNVGHANPYVLEAVHEQADKFVHTVDFPTEARLELIEKLDEIAPDGLQGNQKVVFGGPTGSDAIEASIKLSKYNTGGDGLIAFRGAYHGATTGAMSVTSNKKFKGHYTPLLSDVVHAPYPHPFRQGKTPEEAVDHALEEVQAIVEDPYGGLANPAGIIVEPIQGEGGIVTPPEGFLQGLRDIADDNDVTLVFDEIQSGLGRTGQWWASDWEGVTPDVMTSAKALGGVGFPLSATMYREELDTWGSGDHAGTYRGHVVGMRAGTRAIEYIQDHDLLAHARDLGEYIQGRLREAADGTERLADIRGKGLFIGAEFVDEDGRPDGDLVDAIQRYCFEHGVLVWTAGREGNVLRFLPPLVLTHDLAETALDVVVEAIEQVTEEAKQTA; from the coding sequence ATGACGCGCGGACCGCCGATCGACGAACTCCACTTCGATGACGCACCGACCGTCGACTCCGTCCCGGGGCCGAACACCCGAGAGCTGCTCGAGAAGCAGCGCGAGATCGACAGCAGCGCGGTCGCGTACCCCGACGACATCCCGATCGCCTTCGAGGAGGGGAAGGGAGCGACGGTCCGCGACGCCGACGGCAACACCTACATCGACCTCTTCGCGGGGATCGGCGTCCTGAACGTCGGCCACGCGAACCCGTACGTGCTCGAGGCCGTCCACGAGCAGGCCGACAAGTTCGTCCACACGGTCGACTTCCCGACGGAGGCCCGACTCGAGCTGATCGAGAAGTTAGACGAGATCGCCCCCGACGGCCTGCAGGGCAACCAGAAGGTGGTCTTCGGCGGGCCGACCGGCAGCGACGCCATCGAGGCCTCGATCAAACTCTCCAAGTACAACACCGGTGGCGACGGGCTCATCGCGTTCCGCGGCGCCTACCACGGCGCGACGACGGGAGCGATGAGCGTCACCTCGAACAAGAAGTTCAAGGGTCACTACACGCCCCTGCTCTCGGACGTCGTCCACGCGCCCTATCCCCACCCGTTCCGGCAGGGCAAGACGCCCGAGGAGGCGGTCGATCACGCCCTCGAGGAGGTCCAGGCGATCGTCGAGGACCCCTACGGCGGCCTCGCGAACCCCGCGGGGATCATCGTCGAACCGATCCAGGGCGAGGGCGGCATCGTCACGCCGCCGGAGGGCTTCCTCCAGGGACTGCGCGACATCGCGGACGACAACGACGTCACGCTCGTCTTCGACGAGATCCAGAGCGGGCTGGGCCGCACCGGGCAGTGGTGGGCCAGCGACTGGGAGGGCGTCACCCCCGACGTGATGACCTCCGCGAAGGCGCTGGGCGGCGTCGGCTTCCCGCTCTCGGCGACGATGTACAGGGAGGAACTGGACACGTGGGGGTCGGGCGACCACGCCGGCACCTACCGCGGCCACGTCGTCGGGATGCGCGCCGGCACCCGCGCCATCGAGTACATTCAGGACCACGACCTGCTCGCCCACGCCCGCGACCTCGGCGAGTACATCCAGGGCCGACTGCGGGAGGCCGCCGACGGCACCGAACGGCTCGCCGACATCCGCGGCAAGGGGCTGTTCATCGGCGCCGAGTTCGTCGACGAGGACGGCCGGCCCGACGGCGACCTCGTCGACGCGATCCAGCGGTACTGCTTCGAGCACGGCGTCCTCGTCTGGACGGCCGGCCGGGAGGGCAACGTCCTGCGGTTCCTCCCGCCGCTCGTGCTGACCCACGACCTCGCGGAGACCGCGCTGGACGTCGTCGTCGAGGCGATCGAACAGGTCACCGAGGAAGCGAAGCAGACGGCCTGA
- a CDS encoding sensor histidine kinase, translating into MSRRSFEFGVDLESPGDEIGSWRYVIPVFGVVLLVSAIVKSALALVSSGVLLEAALDLALISTPGIAMLYIGHWLPETTIPSELYPRIVTWVFGGVAVMAFVMGLRVIHPGVSVRFTFGTQAVLLSIGSLAGLGIGIHEAQALTHARTLEERNETLNRTERRLEEVVAELEASNEQLEQFAHAASHDLQEPLRMVTNYLELLEDRCGDELDDDGEEFLAYAVDGAERMHAMIDGLLEYSRVDTQGEPFEAVDLDAVLDDVLTDLQFRIDETDTELTREPLPTVEGDERQLQQLFQNLLTNAIDYSGDDPPRIHVSATREGATRTVSVRDEGVGIDSDDADRIFDVFQRLNSADERAGSGIGLALCDRIVDRHGGEIRVDSASGAGSTFSFTLTSGERAADPAAVERPDAPDDVERSESNAQFGGKCPTD; encoded by the coding sequence ATGAGCAGGCGTTCCTTCGAGTTCGGCGTGGATCTCGAGTCTCCGGGAGACGAGATCGGCAGTTGGCGGTACGTGATTCCGGTCTTCGGCGTGGTTTTGCTCGTCAGTGCGATCGTTAAATCGGCCCTCGCGCTGGTGAGCAGCGGCGTGCTCCTGGAGGCGGCGCTCGATCTAGCGCTGATCAGTACGCCGGGAATCGCGATGCTGTATATCGGTCACTGGCTGCCGGAGACGACGATCCCGTCCGAGCTCTATCCGCGTATCGTGACGTGGGTGTTCGGCGGGGTCGCGGTCATGGCGTTCGTGATGGGGCTGCGAGTCATTCATCCCGGAGTCTCGGTCCGGTTCACGTTCGGGACCCAAGCCGTCTTGCTCTCGATCGGGTCGCTCGCGGGGCTGGGGATCGGGATCCACGAGGCCCAGGCGCTCACCCACGCCAGAACGCTCGAGGAACGGAACGAAACGCTGAACCGGACCGAACGGCGCCTCGAGGAGGTCGTGGCGGAACTGGAGGCGTCGAACGAGCAACTCGAGCAGTTCGCGCACGCGGCCAGCCACGACTTGCAGGAGCCGCTGCGAATGGTGACCAACTATCTGGAACTCCTCGAAGACCGGTGCGGCGACGAACTCGACGACGACGGCGAAGAGTTCCTCGCGTACGCGGTCGACGGCGCCGAGCGGATGCACGCGATGATCGACGGCCTGCTCGAGTACTCCCGGGTCGACACGCAGGGGGAGCCGTTCGAGGCAGTCGATCTGGACGCCGTGCTCGACGACGTGCTCACCGACCTGCAGTTCAGGATCGACGAGACCGATACCGAACTCACGCGAGAGCCGTTGCCCACCGTCGAGGGCGACGAGCGGCAGTTACAGCAGCTCTTCCAGAATCTGTTGACGAACGCGATCGATTACAGCGGCGACGACCCGCCGCGAATACACGTGTCGGCGACCCGAGAGGGGGCGACGCGGACGGTTTCGGTCCGCGACGAGGGGGTCGGCATCGATTCCGACGACGCCGACCGGATCTTCGACGTCTTTCAACGCCTCAACTCGGCCGACGAACGGGCCGGTTCGGGAATCGGGCTGGCGCTGTGTGACCGAATCGTCGACCGCCACGGCGGCGAGATCCGGGTCGATTCGGCGTCCGGCGCGGGCTCGACGTTTTCGTTTACGCTCACGTCCGGCGAACGGGCGGCCGATCCCGCCGCCGTCGAACGGCCGGATGCTCCCGACGACGTCGAGCGATCGGAATCGAACGCGCAGTTCGGCGGAAAATGCCCGACGGATTGA
- a CDS encoding amidohydrolase — translation MAYDVRTRLRDLRRDFHRHPEPGWREFKTTARVVSELERLGVDEIAVGREALATDDRMAVPDDDELEPWLERAREAGVREDVLERTAGGHTGVVAVVDRGEGPTVGLRVDLDAISMAESSADDHRPVAEGFRSEHDGYMHACGHDAHIAMALGTIEAVQDSDFSGTLKVFFQPAEEISGGGKAMAEGGYLDDVDYLLAVHVGLDHPTGEIVAGVEKPLAMAHLTATFEGASAHAGKAPNEGGNAMQAAATAIQNAYGIPRHSDGMTRVNVGHIEGGTASNVIAEEVTIEAEVRGETTGLMEYMRTELERVCYAAAEMHDCDVTPRVISESPRADSHPALRDLVGGVAREVDGVERVVPTTEFGVSEDVTYLMDRVQDDGGLASYVLVGTDHPTNHHTPTFDIDEASLEIGVSVLAETAIELSKRPV, via the coding sequence ATGGCCTACGACGTGCGAACGAGACTGCGTGATCTCCGCCGGGACTTTCACCGCCACCCCGAACCGGGGTGGCGCGAGTTCAAGACCACCGCCCGCGTCGTCTCCGAGCTCGAGCGGCTCGGCGTCGACGAGATCGCCGTCGGACGGGAGGCGCTGGCGACCGACGACCGCATGGCCGTCCCCGACGACGACGAACTCGAGCCCTGGCTCGAGCGGGCCCGCGAGGCGGGCGTTCGCGAGGACGTCCTCGAGCGAACCGCGGGGGGTCACACCGGCGTCGTCGCGGTCGTCGACCGCGGCGAGGGGCCGACCGTGGGGTTGCGAGTCGACCTCGACGCGATCTCGATGGCGGAGTCGTCGGCCGACGACCACCGGCCGGTCGCGGAGGGCTTCCGCTCGGAGCACGACGGCTACATGCACGCCTGCGGTCACGACGCCCACATCGCGATGGCTCTCGGGACGATCGAAGCCGTACAGGATAGCGACTTCTCGGGGACGCTGAAGGTGTTCTTCCAGCCCGCCGAAGAGATCTCCGGCGGCGGAAAGGCGATGGCCGAAGGCGGCTATCTCGACGACGTCGACTACCTGCTGGCCGTTCACGTCGGCCTCGACCACCCCACCGGCGAGATCGTCGCCGGCGTCGAGAAGCCGCTGGCGATGGCCCACCTGACGGCGACCTTCGAGGGCGCGAGCGCCCACGCGGGGAAGGCGCCCAACGAGGGCGGCAACGCGATGCAGGCGGCCGCGACCGCGATCCAGAACGCGTACGGGATCCCCCGCCACAGCGACGGCATGACTCGCGTCAACGTCGGCCACATCGAGGGCGGCACCGCGAGCAACGTCATCGCCGAGGAGGTCACGATCGAGGCCGAGGTGCGCGGCGAGACGACCGGCCTGATGGAGTACATGCGGACGGAACTCGAGCGGGTCTGCTACGCGGCGGCGGAGATGCACGACTGCGACGTGACGCCGCGGGTCATCAGCGAGTCGCCGCGGGCGGACAGCCACCCGGCGCTGCGGGATCTCGTCGGCGGCGTCGCCCGCGAGGTCGACGGCGTCGAGCGCGTCGTGCCGACGACGGAGTTCGGCGTCAGCGAGGACGTCACCTACCTCATGGACCGCGTGCAGGACGACGGCGGGCTCGCGTCGTACGTGCTCGTCGGCACCGACCACCCGACGAACCACCACACGCCGACGTTCGACATCGACGAGGCGAGCCTCGAGATCGGCGTCTCGGTGCTGGCCGAGACCGCCATCGAACTCTCGAAGCGACCGGTCTAA
- a CDS encoding proline dehydrogenase family protein, with protein MLPPIANRFVAGESPATALEHVRRLNERDIAGIVNLLGEHYDDRESVRADAAEYRALVRDIAASDLEACISVKPSQLGLDLGEDVFRETLADIVDAAAAEDVFVWIDMEDHTTTDATLDAFEELAREHEGGVGVCVQANLERTREDVERLADVPGKVRFVKGAYDEPADIAYRDGDRIDREYESLLEYAFERYDGGVAVGSHDPAMIEHAIDCHERYGTDFEIQMLMGVREDAQDDLAAEYPVSQYVPYGNRWKSYFYRRLTERTGNVRFALRALLDR; from the coding sequence ATGCTCCCGCCGATCGCGAACCGCTTCGTCGCCGGGGAGTCCCCGGCAACGGCCCTCGAGCACGTCCGACGGCTCAACGAGCGCGATATCGCGGGGATCGTCAACCTCCTGGGTGAGCACTACGACGACCGCGAATCCGTCCGGGCCGACGCCGCCGAGTACCGCGCGCTGGTTCGGGACATCGCCGCGTCGGACCTCGAGGCCTGCATCTCGGTCAAGCCGTCGCAACTGGGGTTGGATCTGGGCGAGGACGTGTTTCGGGAGACGCTCGCGGACATCGTCGACGCGGCCGCCGCCGAGGACGTCTTCGTCTGGATCGACATGGAGGATCACACGACGACCGACGCGACCCTCGACGCGTTCGAGGAGCTCGCTCGCGAGCACGAGGGCGGCGTCGGCGTCTGCGTGCAGGCGAACCTCGAGCGCACCCGGGAGGACGTCGAACGGCTCGCGGACGTGCCGGGGAAGGTGCGGTTCGTCAAGGGCGCCTACGACGAACCGGCCGATATCGCCTACCGCGACGGCGACCGGATCGATCGGGAGTACGAGTCGCTGCTCGAGTACGCCTTCGAGCGGTACGACGGCGGCGTCGCCGTCGGCAGCCACGATCCGGCGATGATCGAGCACGCGATCGACTGCCACGAGCGGTACGGCACCGACTTCGAGATCCAGATGCTGATGGGCGTCCGCGAGGACGCTCAGGACGACCTCGCCGCCGAGTATCCCGTCTCCCAGTACGTCCCGTACGGCAACCGGTGGAAATCGTACTTCTACCGCCGGCTGACCGAACGGACGGGGAACGTCCGGTTCGCGCTCCGCGCGCTTCTCGACCGCTAA
- a CDS encoding Rid family detoxifying hydrolase yields MADTDPIETDGAPSNDNPYSQGVVAGDTCYVSGYGPVDPETGETVDGDIETQTERVLANIESVVDEAGGNGLEDVVKVTVYLTDLEDYERVNEAYGAQFGDEPPARVCVEVSRLPEDVRVEMDATAYVG; encoded by the coding sequence ATGGCAGACACCGACCCCATCGAGACCGACGGTGCACCGAGCAACGACAACCCCTACTCGCAGGGCGTGGTGGCCGGCGACACGTGCTACGTCTCCGGCTACGGCCCGGTCGACCCCGAGACGGGCGAGACCGTCGACGGCGATATCGAGACCCAGACCGAGCGCGTCCTGGCGAACATCGAGAGCGTGGTCGACGAGGCCGGCGGAAACGGCCTCGAGGACGTCGTCAAGGTGACCGTCTACCTGACCGACCTCGAGGACTACGAGCGGGTCAACGAGGCCTACGGCGCGCAGTTCGGCGACGAACCGCCGGCCCGCGTCTGCGTGGAGGTCTCGCGGCTGCCCGAGGACGTCCGCGTCGAGATGGACGCGACGGCGTACGTCGGCTGA
- a CDS encoding DUF502 domain-containing protein codes for MASWKRDFASGLIVLGPILVTLYVIYWLYGLVAGLTPGLILQPEALEPFIPGNGAQAEQTREQLAQFLRVIVALTVFTILTFSIGYLMRTTVGGLVERVVDNVANRVPVMRVVYNASKMAAETAFGEQDSLQKPVKIETWNGLRMTAFKTGKVTDDGREVLFLPTSPNITTGFVVEVESDRITELDEDVEDALTRVLSAGFGDASRNRGMDAGVSIDVVDETNAGSLEDAGTERADDD; via the coding sequence ATGGCTTCGTGGAAGCGGGATTTCGCGAGCGGGCTGATCGTCCTCGGCCCGATCCTGGTCACTCTCTACGTCATCTACTGGCTCTACGGTCTCGTCGCCGGGCTGACGCCGGGGCTCATTCTCCAGCCCGAGGCCCTCGAGCCGTTTATTCCCGGCAACGGAGCGCAGGCCGAGCAGACCCGCGAGCAGCTCGCGCAGTTCCTCCGGGTCATCGTCGCGCTGACCGTCTTCACGATCCTCACCTTCTCCATCGGCTATCTCATGCGGACGACCGTCGGCGGGCTCGTCGAACGGGTCGTCGACAACGTCGCGAACCGCGTCCCCGTGATGCGGGTCGTCTACAACGCCTCGAAAATGGCCGCCGAGACCGCCTTCGGCGAACAGGACTCGCTGCAGAAACCGGTCAAGATCGAGACCTGGAACGGACTTCGGATGACGGCGTTCAAAACGGGAAAGGTGACCGACGACGGCCGCGAGGTGCTCTTCTTGCCGACGTCGCCGAACATCACGACGGGGTTCGTCGTCGAGGTCGAATCCGACCGGATCACGGAACTCGACGAGGACGTCGAGGACGCCCTGACGCGCGTGCTCAGCGCCGGATTCGGCGACGCGAGCCGCAACCGCGGGATGGACGCCGGCGTCTCGATCGACGTCGTCGACGAGACGAACGCCGGCTCGCTCGAGGACGCCGGCACCGAGCGGGCCGACGACGACTGA
- a CDS encoding helix-turn-helix domain-containing protein, which translates to MATEATFTVPSDQFPLGSVFEQLPDVTVELERMIPARDVVVPYFWVRGTVVDDIESAFAEHPGVTDIRLVDSVADEYLLRVEWALAYDGVLSTLTETEIPVVKAVGTSRQWTFDVRGDDRSDIADFQRRCRELDIPITLTKLHALTPIDTETETALTDAQREALVLAYDRGYFNSPRDVTMAELGDELGITQQAVASRLRRGLDQILETTLSE; encoded by the coding sequence ATGGCTACAGAGGCGACGTTCACGGTGCCCTCCGACCAGTTCCCGCTGGGGAGCGTGTTCGAGCAGTTACCCGACGTGACGGTCGAACTGGAGCGAATGATCCCGGCCCGTGACGTCGTCGTTCCCTACTTCTGGGTCCGAGGAACCGTCGTCGACGACATCGAGAGCGCGTTCGCCGAGCATCCGGGCGTGACGGACATCCGGCTCGTCGATTCCGTCGCCGACGAGTACCTGTTGCGCGTCGAGTGGGCGCTGGCGTACGACGGCGTCCTGAGCACGCTGACGGAGACGGAGATTCCGGTCGTCAAAGCGGTCGGCACGAGCCGGCAGTGGACGTTCGACGTCCGCGGGGACGATCGAAGCGACATCGCGGACTTTCAGCGACGCTGTCGGGAACTGGACATCCCGATCACGCTGACGAAACTCCACGCGCTGACGCCGATCGATACCGAGACCGAGACCGCACTGACCGACGCCCAGCGGGAGGCTCTCGTCCTCGCCTACGATCGCGGCTACTTCAACTCGCCGCGGGACGTGACGATGGCGGAACTCGGCGACGAACTCGGGATCACACAGCAAGCCGTCGCGTCGCGGCTCCGACGCGGCCTCGATCAGATCCTCGAGACGACCCTCTCCGAGTGA
- a CDS encoding threonine synthase, translating to METTDAFAGLECVDCGATYDAADVSHRCPDCDGFLDPTYEYDAIDLDRETLADRPFDSQWRYEELLPFPRESAVTTDEGATPLVDCPDLADELGVERVLIKDDGRNPTGSTTDRGGSVAATAAAQHGATDVALASTGNGGQAAAAYAGRADLESHVYVPSRSSFTNKAMINVHGGDMNVVGGRFDDAVGAYEEGMGEHDDWYSLQPFETPYRHEGAKTTLFEIVESLEWAVPDAICYPTGIGVGLVGAYKGATELRELGLIDELPPLYAAQAAGCAPIVDALEDDRDDHEPIDRPDTICGEIEIADPPASSRVLEAVRETDGGAVATEDRDILESGVRVATHEGLELAPSPAAAASGAWELAERGEFDGDETVVIVNTTAGNKEGDVLRSHLMSQGV from the coding sequence ATGGAGACGACGGACGCCTTCGCCGGACTCGAGTGTGTCGACTGCGGGGCTACCTACGACGCCGCGGACGTATCTCACCGCTGTCCCGACTGCGACGGCTTTCTCGACCCGACCTACGAGTACGACGCGATCGATCTCGACCGCGAGACCCTCGCGGACCGACCGTTCGACTCGCAGTGGCGCTACGAGGAACTGCTCCCGTTCCCCCGCGAGTCGGCGGTGACGACCGACGAGGGGGCGACGCCGCTGGTCGACTGCCCCGACCTGGCCGACGAACTCGGCGTCGAACGCGTCCTGATCAAGGACGACGGCCGGAATCCGACGGGGTCGACGACCGACCGCGGGGGATCGGTCGCCGCGACGGCCGCCGCCCAGCACGGCGCGACCGACGTCGCGCTCGCGTCCACGGGTAACGGCGGACAGGCGGCCGCGGCCTACGCCGGCCGGGCCGACCTCGAGTCCCACGTCTACGTGCCCTCGCGCTCGAGTTTCACGAACAAGGCGATGATCAACGTCCACGGCGGCGACATGAACGTCGTCGGCGGCCGGTTCGACGACGCCGTCGGCGCCTACGAGGAGGGGATGGGCGAACACGACGACTGGTACTCGCTGCAGCCCTTCGAGACGCCCTACCGCCACGAGGGCGCGAAGACGACCCTCTTCGAGATCGTCGAGTCCCTCGAGTGGGCGGTTCCCGACGCGATCTGTTATCCGACCGGTATCGGCGTCGGGCTGGTGGGAGCGTACAAGGGGGCGACGGAGCTTCGCGAACTCGGGCTCATCGACGAGCTCCCGCCGCTGTACGCCGCCCAGGCCGCGGGCTGTGCGCCGATCGTCGACGCCCTCGAGGACGACCGCGACGACCACGAGCCGATCGACCGACCCGACACGATCTGCGGCGAGATCGAGATCGCCGATCCGCCGGCGAGTTCGCGCGTCCTCGAGGCCGTCCGCGAGACCGACGGCGGCGCGGTCGCGACCGAGGATCGGGACATCCTCGAGTCCGGCGTCCGCGTCGCCACGCACGAGGGCCTCGAGCTGGCGCCGAGCCCGGCCGCGGCGGCCAGCGGGGCGTGGGAGCTGGCCGAGCGCGGCGAGTTCGACGGCGACGAGACGGTCGTCATCGTCAACACGACCGCCGGCAACAAGGAGGGCGACGTGCTTCGCAGTCACCTGATGAGCCAGGGCGTCTAG
- a CDS encoding LSM domain-containing protein, translated as MSGRPLDVLEASLGERVTVRLKSGGEYVGDLAGYDQHMNLVLEDVTIPEAGVDEEAPVEDTTIIRGDNVVSITP; from the coding sequence ATGAGTGGACGACCGCTGGACGTCCTCGAGGCGTCGCTCGGCGAACGCGTCACGGTACGACTCAAGAGTGGCGGCGAGTACGTCGGCGATCTGGCCGGCTACGACCAGCACATGAATCTCGTGCTCGAGGACGTGACGATCCCCGAAGCCGGTGTCGACGAAGAGGCGCCGGTCGAAGACACAACGATTATACGCGGCGACAACGTCGTTTCGATCACTCCATGA
- a CDS encoding 50S ribosomal protein L37e: MTGAGTPSQGKKNKTTHTKCRRCGEKSYHTKKKECSSCGFGKSAKRRDYEWQSKNGDN; this comes from the coding sequence ATGACTGGCGCAGGAACCCCAAGCCAAGGAAAGAAGAACAAGACGACGCACACCAAATGTCGTCGCTGCGGAGAGAAGTCCTACCACACCAAAAAGAAGGAGTGCTCGTCGTGTGGCTTCGGCAAGTCCGCCAAACGCCGCGACTACGAGTGGCAGTCGAAGAACGGCGACAACTGA
- a CDS encoding BCCT family transporter, with the protein MSDAEKGAVGTFLEEIDPIVFAFGALLTVGVIGTFFINQSLVENTISTLNTVMLEYLNWALLAIVFAIVVFLLFLIVSPWGKLRFGDDPPEYSFLSFFAMLYSAGFAAGVVFWGPTEALFYYDNPSPLFDVGSQSGAAMSVAIQQTLFHWALPQLAVFTIMGIAIGYFAYNYENVPLRVSSALTPVLGKENLDGPAAKVIDILAVFATIGGVATSLGFIGSQFVSGLNYQWGIDLGNAGIILVVTTMTLLFTLSMVLGVDKGIRRLSNFNMILFVALLLATFILGPSIFLVMLGTQAIGGMITDFVAMSLFTGAGVEGGTEWANTWTVFYWAWALSWSPFAGLFIARISRGRSVREVAFTGIVATSAATIPWFISLGGTAVWMQHNGIADFSEVMAFELGAETTGFIMFDAFPLGTVFMIAFMFLVTTFFITSADSSTLAVSMMTTGGKAHPSNINRIFWGVVLGMTAAILMILGGVDALQSAAIITGAPFAFVCFIAMLGLIKHFSSTEGRLLLQEETVLIGSSRKPETESPSGPGGAVETDDD; encoded by the coding sequence ATGAGCGACGCCGAGAAGGGGGCGGTCGGTACGTTCCTCGAGGAGATCGATCCGATCGTCTTCGCCTTCGGAGCGTTGTTGACCGTCGGTGTCATCGGGACGTTCTTCATCAACCAGAGCCTCGTCGAGAACACGATTTCGACGCTCAACACCGTGATGCTCGAGTACCTGAACTGGGCATTGCTGGCGATCGTGTTCGCGATCGTCGTCTTCCTGTTGTTCCTGATCGTCAGTCCGTGGGGGAAGCTTCGCTTCGGTGACGATCCACCCGAGTACAGTTTCCTCTCGTTCTTCGCGATGTTGTACTCCGCAGGCTTCGCGGCGGGCGTCGTGTTCTGGGGGCCGACCGAGGCGCTGTTCTACTACGACAACCCGTCGCCGCTGTTCGACGTCGGCAGTCAGTCCGGGGCGGCGATGAGCGTGGCCATCCAGCAGACGCTCTTCCACTGGGCGCTGCCGCAGCTGGCCGTGTTCACGATCATGGGGATCGCGATCGGGTACTTCGCGTACAACTACGAGAACGTCCCTCTCCGCGTGTCTTCGGCGCTCACGCCGGTCCTCGGGAAGGAGAACCTGGACGGGCCGGCCGCGAAGGTCATCGACATCCTCGCCGTCTTCGCGACGATCGGCGGCGTCGCGACGTCGCTCGGCTTCATCGGGAGCCAGTTCGTCAGCGGCCTCAACTACCAGTGGGGGATCGACCTGGGTAACGCCGGGATCATCCTCGTGGTGACGACGATGACGCTCCTGTTCACGCTGTCGATGGTGCTCGGGGTCGATAAGGGGATCCGGCGGCTCTCGAACTTCAACATGATCCTCTTCGTCGCCTTGCTGCTCGCGACCTTCATTCTCGGTCCGTCGATCTTCCTCGTCATGCTCGGAACGCAGGCGATCGGCGGGATGATCACCGACTTCGTCGCGATGAGCCTCTTTACCGGTGCCGGCGTCGAAGGTGGCACCGAGTGGGCCAACACCTGGACCGTCTTCTACTGGGCGTGGGCGCTCTCGTGGTCTCCGTTCGCGGGACTGTTCATCGCGCGAATTTCCCGCGGTCGAAGCGTTCGCGAGGTCGCGTTCACTGGTATCGTCGCGACCTCAGCAGCGACGATTCCGTGGTTCATTTCGCTCGGCGGAACGGCCGTCTGGATGCAGCACAACGGGATCGCCGACTTCAGTGAGGTGATGGCGTTCGAACTCGGCGCCGAAACGACCGGCTTCATCATGTTCGACGCGTTCCCGCTCGGGACGGTGTTCATGATCGCGTTCATGTTCCTCGTCACGACGTTCTTCATCACGTCCGCCGACTCCTCGACGCTCGCCGTCTCGATGATGACGACCGGCGGGAAGGCACACCCCTCGAACATCAACCGGATCTTCTGGGGCGTGGTCCTCGGGATGACCGCCGCGATCCTCATGATCCTCGGCGGCGTCGACGCCCTGCAGTCGGCGGCGATCATTACCGGCGCGCCGTTCGCGTTCGTCTGCTTTATCGCCATGCTCGGGCTGATCAAACACTTCAGTTCGACCGAGGGTCGACTGTTACTCCAGGAGGAAACCGTCCTCATCGGCTCGAGCAGGAAGCCGGAAACGGAATCGCCGTCCGGTCCCGGCGGCGCCGTCGAAACGGACGACGACTAG